The following proteins come from a genomic window of Pseudomonas cichorii:
- a CDS encoding carbohydrate ABC transporter permease, which translates to MTSHIGKPSISFSRILIHAVLLLACLLYLVPLVVMLLTSFKAPEDIGSGNLLSWPSVVTAIGWIKAWDIVDGYFWNSIKITIPAVIISTAIGALNGYVLSMWRFRGSQLFFGLLLFGCFLPFQTVLLPASFTLGKMGLASTTTGLVFVHVVYGLAFTTLFFRNYYVSIPDALVRAARLDGAGFFTIFWRIILPMSTPIIMVCLIWQFTQIWNDFLFGVVFSSGESQPVTVALNNLVNTSTGAKEYNVDMAAAMIAGLPTLLVYVLAGKYFLRGLTAGAVKG; encoded by the coding sequence ATGACTAGTCATATTGGCAAACCTTCCATCAGCTTCAGTCGGATTCTGATTCATGCCGTGCTGCTGCTGGCATGTCTTCTGTATCTGGTGCCCTTGGTGGTCATGCTCCTGACCAGCTTCAAGGCACCTGAAGATATCGGCAGCGGTAACCTGCTGAGCTGGCCAAGCGTGGTCACGGCTATCGGCTGGATCAAGGCTTGGGATATCGTCGATGGCTACTTCTGGAACTCGATCAAGATCACCATCCCGGCAGTGATCATCTCCACAGCTATTGGTGCGTTGAACGGCTATGTGCTGTCGATGTGGCGCTTTCGCGGTTCGCAACTGTTCTTCGGCCTGTTGCTGTTCGGCTGCTTCCTGCCGTTCCAGACGGTCCTGCTGCCAGCGTCCTTCACCCTCGGCAAAATGGGGCTGGCCAGCACCACTACAGGCCTGGTGTTCGTGCATGTGGTCTACGGGCTGGCATTCACCACGCTGTTCTTTCGCAACTACTACGTCAGTATTCCGGATGCGCTGGTCAGGGCGGCACGTCTTGACGGTGCGGGCTTCTTCACGATTTTCTGGCGGATCATCCTGCCGATGTCCACGCCCATCATCATGGTCTGCCTGATCTGGCAGTTTACCCAGATCTGGAATGACTTCCTGTTTGGCGTGGTGTTTTCCAGTGGCGAATCCCAGCCCGTTACCGTGGCGCTGAACAATCTGGTCAACACCAGCACCGGGGCCAAGGAATACAACGTTGACATGGCGGCGGCGATGATTGCCGGGCTGCCGACACTGCTGGTCTACGTACTGGCTGGCAAGTATTTCCTGCGCGGGCTTACGGCCGGCGCGGTCAAGGGGTAA
- a CDS encoding response regulator, with translation MSSVSKSILLVDDDQEIRELLDTYLSRAGFQVRTVGDGADFRQAFNEAPSDLLILDVMLPDEDGFSLCRWVRQHPRQPHVPIIMLTASSDEADRIIGLELGADDYLGKPFSPRELQARIKALLRRAQFGHERSGNDVMVFDEWRLDMVSHRLFHNDGEEVILSGADFALLKLFLDNPQQILDRDTIGNATRGRELMPLERIVDMAVSRLRQRLRDTGKAPRLIRTVRGSGYLLATNVSVHASNGY, from the coding sequence TTGAGCTCAGTCAGTAAATCGATTCTGTTGGTCGATGATGACCAGGAAATCCGTGAATTGCTGGATACCTACCTCAGCCGCGCCGGTTTTCAGGTGCGTACGGTGGGAGACGGCGCGGATTTTCGTCAGGCGTTCAACGAGGCTCCCAGCGACCTGCTGATCCTCGACGTCATGCTGCCCGATGAAGACGGCTTCAGCCTGTGCCGCTGGGTGCGTCAGCATCCGCGCCAGCCTCATGTACCTATCATCATGCTCACCGCCAGTTCCGACGAGGCCGACCGTATCATCGGTCTGGAGCTGGGGGCTGACGATTACCTGGGTAAACCTTTCAGCCCTCGTGAGTTGCAGGCCCGCATCAAGGCCTTGCTGCGTCGTGCGCAGTTCGGCCATGAGCGTTCCGGCAACGACGTGATGGTGTTCGATGAGTGGCGTCTGGATATGGTCAGCCATCGGCTGTTCCATAACGATGGCGAGGAAGTGATCCTCTCCGGTGCGGACTTCGCGTTGCTCAAGCTGTTCCTCGATAATCCCCAACAGATCCTGGACCGCGACACCATCGGCAACGCCACGCGCGGACGTGAGCTGATGCCGCTGGAGCGTATTGTCGACATGGCCGTCAGCCGTCTTCGTCAGCGTCTGCGCGATACCGGCAAGGCGCCGCGTCTGATACGCACCGTGCGCGGCAGTGGTTACCTTCTGGCGACGAATGTCAGTGTGCACGCCAGCAATGGCTACTGA
- a CDS encoding ABC transporter substrate-binding protein — MNSLSRLAVVISLASLFPLSVTAADSKGTIEVVHWWTSGGEKAAVDVLKAQVEKDGFTWKDGAIAGGGGATAMTVLKSRAVAGNPPGVAQIKGPDIQEWGATGLLDNDALKDVAKEEKWDSLLDKKISDTVKFENEYVAVPVNIHRVNWLWINPQVFKKVGIDKAPTTLEEFYAAGDKLKAAGFIALAHGGQPWQDSTVFEAVVLSVMGAEGYQKALVDLDQKALTGPEMAKSFAELKKVATYMDANRAGRDWNIAAADVINGKAGMQIMGDWAKSEWTAAKKIAGKDYECVAFPGTAKAFTYNIDSLAVFKQKDKGTTAAQQDLAKVALGENFQQVFSINKGSIPVRNDMLANMEKHGFDSCAQAAAKDFLADSKTGGLQPSMAHNMATTLAVQGAFFDVVTNYINDKDADPAATAKKLGAAIMSAQ, encoded by the coding sequence ATGAATTCACTCTCACGTCTCGCTGTTGTCATTTCCCTCGCCTCGTTGTTCCCTCTGAGCGTTACTGCTGCCGATTCCAAAGGCACTATCGAAGTCGTGCACTGGTGGACGTCCGGTGGCGAAAAGGCCGCTGTCGATGTTCTGAAAGCGCAGGTTGAGAAAGACGGTTTTACCTGGAAGGACGGCGCAATTGCCGGCGGTGGTGGCGCGACAGCCATGACCGTACTCAAGAGCCGTGCAGTTGCGGGTAACCCGCCTGGCGTTGCTCAGATCAAAGGCCCGGACATCCAGGAATGGGGTGCCACCGGCCTGCTCGATAACGATGCGTTGAAGGACGTTGCCAAGGAAGAGAAGTGGGATTCTCTTCTGGACAAGAAAATCTCCGACACCGTGAAATTCGAGAACGAATACGTTGCCGTGCCGGTGAACATCCATCGCGTCAACTGGCTGTGGATCAACCCGCAAGTCTTCAAGAAAGTCGGTATCGACAAGGCACCGACCACTCTTGAAGAGTTCTACGCAGCAGGTGACAAGCTCAAGGCAGCCGGTTTCATTGCGCTGGCCCACGGTGGTCAGCCATGGCAGGACAGCACCGTATTCGAGGCTGTAGTCCTCTCGGTCATGGGCGCAGAAGGCTATCAGAAGGCCCTCGTCGATCTTGACCAGAAAGCCCTGACCGGCCCGGAAATGGCCAAGTCATTCGCCGAACTCAAGAAAGTCGCCACTTACATGGATGCCAACCGTGCCGGTCGTGACTGGAATATCGCGGCGGCTGATGTCATCAACGGCAAGGCCGGCATGCAAATCATGGGCGACTGGGCCAAGAGCGAGTGGACCGCCGCCAAGAAAATCGCAGGCAAGGATTACGAGTGCGTAGCCTTCCCTGGCACTGCCAAGGCGTTCACCTACAACATCGACTCGCTGGCCGTGTTCAAGCAGAAAGACAAGGGCACCACCGCTGCTCAACAGGATCTGGCCAAGGTCGCGCTGGGTGAAAACTTCCAGCAGGTCTTCAGTATCAACAAAGGCTCCATCCCGGTTCGTAACGACATGCTGGCCAATATGGAAAAGCACGGTTTCGACTCCTGCGCCCAGGCTGCTGCAAAAGATTTCCTGGCTGACTCGAAAACCGGCGGTCTGCAGCCAAGCATGGCCCACAACATGGCGACTACGCTGGCGGTACAAGGTGCATTCTTCGATGTCGTGACCAACTACATCAACGATAAAGATGCCGACCCTGCGGCTACTGCCAAAAAGCTGGGCGCTGCAATCATGTCCGCCCAGTAA
- a CDS encoding carbohydrate ABC transporter permease: protein MSSVAVFSKASPLDALQRWLPKLVLAPSMFIVLVGFYGYILWTFVLSFTNSTFLPTYKWVGLAQYMRLMDNDRWWVASKNLLVFGGMFIAISLVVGVVLAVLLDQRIRREGAIRTIYLYPMALSMIVTGTAWKWLLNPGLGLDKMLRDWGWEGFRLDWLVDPDRVVYCLVIAAVWQSSGFVMALFLAGLRGVDQSIIRAAQMDGASLPLIYWRVILPSLRPVFFSAVMILAHIAIKSFDLVAAMTAGGPGYSSDLPAMFMYSFTFSRGQMGMGSASAILMLGAILAILVPYLYSELRTKRHD, encoded by the coding sequence ATGAGCTCTGTCGCTGTGTTCAGCAAAGCCTCGCCTCTGGATGCGCTGCAACGCTGGTTGCCCAAGTTGGTACTGGCACCCAGCATGTTCATCGTGCTGGTTGGTTTTTACGGTTACATCCTGTGGACCTTTGTGCTCTCGTTCACCAACTCGACGTTCCTGCCGACCTACAAATGGGTCGGGCTGGCGCAATACATGCGCCTGATGGACAACGACCGCTGGTGGGTGGCAAGCAAGAACCTGCTGGTGTTCGGTGGCATGTTCATCGCTATCAGTCTGGTGGTCGGTGTGGTGCTGGCGGTGTTGCTGGACCAGCGCATTCGTCGTGAAGGGGCGATTCGCACCATTTATCTCTACCCGATGGCGCTGTCGATGATCGTCACCGGTACGGCCTGGAAATGGCTGCTCAACCCGGGCCTTGGCCTGGACAAGATGCTGCGCGACTGGGGCTGGGAAGGCTTTCGCCTGGACTGGCTGGTCGATCCGGACCGCGTTGTGTATTGCCTGGTCATCGCGGCGGTCTGGCAGTCTTCCGGGTTTGTGATGGCGCTGTTTCTGGCGGGCCTGCGGGGTGTCGATCAATCGATCATCCGCGCCGCACAGATGGATGGCGCGAGCCTGCCGCTCATCTACTGGCGCGTGATATTGCCCAGCCTGCGTCCGGTGTTCTTCAGTGCCGTGATGATTCTGGCGCACATCGCCATCAAGAGCTTCGACCTGGTGGCGGCGATGACGGCCGGCGGTCCCGGTTATTCGTCCGACCTGCCAGCGATGTTCATGTACTCCTTTACCTTCAGTCGTGGCCAGATGGGCATGGGCTCGGCCAGTGCGATTCTGATGCTCGGCGCGATCCTGGCGATTCTGGTGCCGTACCTGTATTCCGAGCTGAGGACAAAACGCCATGACTAG
- a CDS encoding carbohydrate porin, which yields MKKIKAKSLSRFQLVRKLSVVGAMSLAGSVHAADAFDANSPWMTGDWGGTRTELLDKGYDFSLEYVSEMASNLKGGFNDDTTGRYSDQFAFGLKVDLQKAFGWQDAEFKLAITERSGRNISNDRIGDPRAGTLSSSQEVWGRGQTWRLTQMWIKQKYFDGALDVKAGRFGPGEDFNSFPCDFQNLSFCGSQVGNYVNTWYNWPISQWALRIKYNITPEVYAQVGVYEQNPSNLETGNGFKLSGSGTKGMILPVELVWTPTVNSLPGEYRVGFYKSTPSADDVYEGADGQAQPISGGAFKSHSSKHGWWIVAQQQLTAHNGDSSRGLSIFANATVHDKETNFVDNYQQIGLTYKGPFDSRPKDDIGIGIARIHVNDDVQDRVRLQNQLNGINDYDNPGYLPVQDTEYNSEIYYGFHVTNWLTVRPNLQYIKHPGGVSQVDDAIVAGLKIQSKF from the coding sequence ATGAAGAAGATCAAGGCTAAATCGCTTTCCCGGTTCCAATTGGTACGCAAACTGTCAGTTGTGGGTGCGATGAGTCTGGCGGGCAGCGTACATGCTGCCGATGCGTTCGACGCCAACTCACCGTGGATGACGGGCGACTGGGGTGGCACACGCACCGAGTTGCTCGACAAGGGGTATGACTTCTCTCTGGAATACGTTTCCGAGATGGCCAGTAACCTCAAGGGTGGCTTTAACGACGACACCACCGGTCGTTACAGTGACCAGTTCGCTTTCGGCTTGAAAGTCGACCTGCAGAAAGCCTTTGGCTGGCAGGATGCAGAATTCAAGCTGGCCATTACCGAGCGTAGTGGTCGCAACATCTCCAATGACCGGATCGGCGATCCTCGTGCGGGCACGCTCAGTTCCTCTCAGGAAGTCTGGGGCCGTGGCCAGACCTGGCGTCTGACGCAAATGTGGATCAAACAGAAGTATTTCGATGGCGCCCTGGACGTCAAGGCTGGCCGGTTCGGACCAGGCGAAGACTTCAACTCCTTCCCGTGCGACTTCCAGAACCTGTCGTTCTGCGGCTCGCAGGTGGGTAACTACGTCAACACCTGGTACAACTGGCCAATCAGCCAGTGGGCCTTGCGCATCAAATACAACATCACGCCTGAGGTCTATGCTCAGGTCGGTGTGTACGAGCAGAACCCGTCCAACCTCGAAACCGGCAACGGATTCAAGCTTAGCGGTAGCGGCACCAAGGGCATGATCCTGCCGGTCGAACTGGTCTGGACCCCGACCGTCAACTCGCTGCCCGGCGAATACCGTGTCGGTTTCTACAAGAGCACGCCAAGTGCCGACGACGTTTATGAAGGTGCCGACGGTCAGGCTCAGCCGATCTCTGGCGGTGCGTTCAAGTCTCACAGCAGCAAGCATGGCTGGTGGATCGTGGCTCAGCAGCAGTTGACGGCTCACAACGGCGATTCGTCTCGTGGTCTGAGCATCTTTGCCAACGCCACTGTGCATGACAAGGAAACCAACTTCGTCGACAACTACCAGCAGATCGGCCTGACCTACAAAGGTCCGTTCGATTCGCGTCCAAAGGATGACATCGGTATCGGTATCGCCCGTATCCACGTCAACGACGATGTACAGGACCGTGTCCGTCTGCAAAACCAGCTTAACGGCATCAACGACTACGACAATCCGGGCTACCTGCCGGTACAGGACACCGAGTACAACTCGGAAATCTACTACGGCTTCCATGTCACCAACTGGCTGACCGTGCGTCCTAACCTGCAATACATCAAGCATCCTGGCGGCGTTAGCCAGGTTGACGATGCCATTGTTGCGGGCCTGAAAATTCAGTCTAAGTTCTGA
- a CDS encoding ATP-binding protein, which yields MATETTLLKLRRPRLPRSLLGRMLLLTLLAVLMAQALSSVIWLSQLRATQMVGLVTSARSLAYSMAASVSYFRSLPLAYRPLVLDQLRSMGGTRFVVSLNDRPLDMQILPPTPRKQAVLQVVDEVLRQHLGNDPDIAVWFVRPDDLRIFNSGLKLDELPRSWAHYALTLEPLDPPVLVTQIELAPGEWLYIASLLPEPYTSLEEQELPLQQVWFIALTSIFLLVFIGLLVHWQSRPLKRLARAARDMSLGADVEPVVEGGGSEVVEVSRAFNAMRNRISRYLTERGQLFSAISHDLRTPITRLRLRVELLEDEKLQTKFSRDLDELELLVKGALQCVKDTDIHENIEQVDLNHLLECLIEPYLRDGRVTQKGVAEAAYPGKPLALKRCIGNLIDNAIKYGYRAHLKVEDNDLAFVLHVDDEGPGVPEKRLEHVFEPHFRLAGSQQQGYGLGLGIARNIAHSHGGEVSLQNLREGGLRVTLFLPRSVD from the coding sequence ATGGCTACTGAAACGACCCTCTTGAAGTTGCGACGCCCAAGGCTGCCGCGTTCACTGCTGGGGCGGATGCTGTTGCTGACGTTGCTGGCGGTCTTGATGGCTCAGGCCTTGTCCAGCGTCATCTGGCTTTCCCAGTTGCGTGCCACGCAAATGGTCGGCCTGGTGACCAGCGCCCGCAGCCTGGCGTATTCCATGGCGGCCAGTGTCAGCTACTTTCGCTCGTTGCCTCTGGCCTATCGCCCGCTGGTGCTGGATCAATTGCGTAGCATGGGCGGTACGCGCTTTGTCGTATCGCTCAATGACCGTCCGCTGGACATGCAGATATTGCCGCCAACGCCTCGCAAGCAGGCGGTGTTGCAGGTCGTCGATGAAGTATTGCGCCAACACCTGGGCAACGATCCCGATATCGCCGTGTGGTTCGTGCGCCCCGATGACCTGCGGATTTTCAACAGCGGCCTGAAGCTCGATGAGCTGCCTCGTTCATGGGCGCATTACGCCCTGACCCTGGAACCGCTGGACCCACCCGTGCTGGTGACCCAGATTGAACTGGCCCCCGGCGAGTGGCTGTATATCGCCTCGCTGCTGCCTGAACCCTATACCTCGCTGGAAGAACAGGAACTGCCCTTGCAGCAGGTCTGGTTCATTGCCCTGACCAGTATTTTCCTGCTGGTCTTCATCGGTCTGCTGGTGCATTGGCAAAGCCGACCCCTCAAGCGTCTGGCGCGTGCGGCGCGGGACATGTCCCTGGGCGCTGACGTCGAGCCGGTGGTCGAAGGCGGTGGCAGCGAAGTGGTGGAAGTCAGCCGGGCCTTCAACGCCATGCGCAACCGGATCAGCCGTTACCTGACCGAGCGCGGCCAGTTGTTCAGTGCCATTTCCCATGACCTGCGTACGCCCATTACCCGCTTGCGGTTGCGGGTTGAACTGCTGGAAGACGAGAAATTGCAGACCAAGTTCAGCCGCGATCTCGATGAGCTTGAGCTGCTGGTCAAGGGCGCATTGCAATGCGTGAAGGACACCGACATTCACGAGAATATCGAGCAGGTGGATCTCAATCACTTGCTCGAGTGCCTGATCGAGCCTTACCTGCGAGACGGGCGTGTCACCCAGAAGGGCGTGGCAGAAGCGGCTTACCCCGGCAAGCCGCTGGCGCTCAAGCGGTGCATCGGCAACCTGATCGATAACGCCATCAAATACGGGTACCGGGCGCATCTGAAAGTTGAAGACAACGACCTGGCGTTCGTCCTGCACGTGGATGACGAAGGGCCGGGCGTGCCGGAAAAGCGGCTCGAACATGTCTTCGAGCCGCATTTTCGTCTGGCCGGCAGCCAGCAACAGGGCTACGGCCTCGGCCTGGGCATCGCCCGCAATATCGCCCACAGCCATGGAGGCGAAGTCAGCCTGCAGAACCTGCGTGAGGGCGGATTGCGGGTGACACTGTTTTTGCCTCGGTCAGTGGATTGA
- a CDS encoding glucokinase has protein sequence MKLALVGDIGGTNARFAIWEDDKLHSIRVFPTADYAGPEQAIEIYLQDLDLQRGDIGFVCLAVAGPVDGDEFYFTNSNWQLSRSTFCANLKVDELLLINDFTAMALGMTRLRDDEYLTICHGIGKPDRPRVVVGPGTGLGVGTLISTGEGRWMALPGEGGHVDLPIGTAREALLWTRLMAEHEHVSAETVLSGAGLLQLYQVSCALDDIEPVHKSPAAITSAALSGDPVAAGVLDQFCVFLGRVVGNNVLTLGGLGGVYIVGGVVPRFVDFFSNSGFKRALAEKGVMSDYFKGLPVWLVTAEYPGLMGAGVALQQAFGKDL, from the coding sequence GTGAAATTGGCTCTGGTCGGTGATATTGGCGGCACCAATGCACGTTTTGCCATTTGGGAAGACGACAAGCTGCATTCGATCCGGGTATTCCCCACTGCCGATTATGCCGGGCCGGAACAAGCCATCGAGATCTATCTGCAGGACCTCGATCTGCAACGCGGTGATATCGGCTTCGTCTGTCTGGCCGTAGCCGGTCCGGTGGACGGCGATGAGTTCTATTTCACCAACAGCAACTGGCAACTGAGCCGCTCGACGTTCTGCGCCAACCTGAAGGTCGATGAGCTATTGCTGATCAACGACTTCACGGCCATGGCCCTGGGCATGACCCGCCTGCGTGACGATGAATACCTGACCATCTGCCACGGCATCGGCAAGCCGGATCGCCCGCGCGTGGTGGTCGGGCCGGGAACCGGGCTTGGAGTCGGGACTCTGATCAGCACCGGCGAAGGCCGCTGGATGGCCTTGCCCGGCGAGGGCGGTCATGTGGATCTGCCGATCGGTACGGCCCGTGAAGCCCTGTTGTGGACGCGGCTGATGGCCGAGCACGAGCATGTCAGTGCCGAGACGGTACTGAGCGGCGCAGGCCTGTTGCAGTTGTATCAGGTCAGTTGTGCGCTGGACGATATCGAGCCGGTACACAAGTCGCCTGCGGCCATTACCTCGGCGGCGCTGTCGGGTGATCCGGTGGCGGCCGGGGTTCTGGATCAGTTCTGTGTGTTTCTGGGCCGGGTGGTGGGCAATAACGTCCTCACGCTGGGTGGCCTGGGTGGGGTATATATCGTGGGTGGCGTGGTGCCACGCTTCGTCGACTTCTTCAGCAACAGCGGCTTCAAGCGCGCACTCGCTGAAAAAGGCGTGATGAGCGATTACTTCAAGGGCCTGCCGGTCTGGCTGGTCACTGCCGAATACCCGGGTTTGATGGGGGCAGGTGTCGCATTGCAACAGGCGTTTGGAAAGGATCTCTGA
- a CDS encoding ABC transporter ATP-binding protein codes for MATLELRNVNKTYGANLPDTLKNIELKINDGEFLILVGPSGCGKSTLMNCIAGLESISGGAILIDDEDVSGTSPKDRDIAMVFQSYALYPTMNVRENIEFGLKIRKMPQAAIDEEVSRVAKLLQIEHLLNRKPGQLSGGQQQRVAMGRALARRPKIYLFDEPLSNLDAKLRVEMRTEMKLMHQRLKTTTVYVTHDQIEAMTLGDKVAVMKDGIVQQFGTPKQIYNDPANLFVASFIGSPPMNFIPLRLQRKEGRLLAVLDSGQARCELPLGLSDAGLEDREVILGIRPEQITLASGEPNGLPTIRAEVQVTEPTGPDTLVFVTLNQSKVCCRLAPDVAPQVSESLTLQFDPAKVLLFDAQSGERLGVLGKQQTAERVGNVTQMIR; via the coding sequence ATGGCGACTCTCGAACTACGTAACGTAAACAAGACCTACGGCGCCAACCTGCCGGACACGCTCAAGAACATCGAGCTGAAGATCAATGATGGCGAGTTCCTGATCCTGGTAGGCCCGTCCGGCTGTGGCAAGTCGACGCTGATGAACTGCATTGCGGGCCTTGAGAGCATCAGTGGCGGCGCGATCCTGATCGACGACGAAGACGTCAGCGGCACCAGCCCGAAGGATCGTGACATCGCGATGGTGTTCCAGTCCTACGCGCTCTATCCGACCATGAACGTGCGGGAGAACATCGAGTTCGGTCTGAAAATCCGCAAGATGCCCCAGGCTGCCATCGACGAAGAGGTGAGCCGGGTTGCCAAGCTGTTGCAGATCGAACACCTGCTCAATCGCAAGCCGGGCCAGTTGTCCGGTGGTCAGCAGCAACGGGTCGCCATGGGACGTGCTCTGGCGCGGCGTCCGAAGATCTACCTGTTCGATGAACCGCTCTCCAACCTCGACGCCAAGCTGCGGGTCGAGATGCGCACCGAAATGAAACTGATGCACCAGCGTCTGAAAACCACCACTGTCTATGTCACCCACGACCAGATCGAGGCCATGACCCTGGGCGACAAGGTGGCGGTCATGAAGGACGGGATCGTGCAGCAGTTCGGTACGCCCAAGCAGATCTACAACGATCCGGCCAACCTGTTCGTCGCCAGCTTTATCGGGTCGCCGCCGATGAACTTCATTCCGTTGCGTCTGCAACGCAAGGAAGGCCGTCTGCTGGCCGTGCTCGACAGCGGTCAGGCCCGTTGCGAGCTGCCGCTGGGCTTGAGCGATGCCGGGCTGGAAGATCGCGAAGTGATCCTTGGGATTCGTCCGGAGCAGATCACGCTTGCATCGGGCGAGCCCAACGGTCTGCCGACCATTCGCGCCGAGGTGCAGGTCACCGAGCCGACTGGTCCGGATACCCTGGTTTTCGTCACGCTCAATCAGAGCAAGGTCTGCTGCCGTCTGGCGCCAGACGTCGCGCCTCAGGTGAGTGAAAGCCTGACCCTGCAATTCGACCCGGCCAAGGTCCTGCTTTTCGATGCACAGAGCGGCGAGCGCCTGGGTGTCCTGGGAAAGCAGCAAACGGCTGAGCGCGTGGGCAATGTCACGCAAATGATCCGTTAA
- a CDS encoding delta-60 repeat domain-containing protein: protein MNNTPVSPRSGEIDPGFQPIFIPNPIEGQRNFSVDTLLRLADGSFIAGCQDEVYSQPPCLVRIKPDNSLDTTFGQNGYAFVNVRSAPLAENDGYLLNVDLLPDGRYLTRLDTTITIKGQRVSSLVLACFTADGQKDPAFGNNGLRLYPLPGNTGQWPAPLRALASRIPQTKSLRFPDEQYGDLKVLSDGKLLVLTTVRDMVEYVHRTYVLRLTPDGELDPTFNTDGLMEPESYMWFKPYRLVVQDNGRIVIGGEHPGVPFIARFHENGALDTTFASDGYFTDFGNYAYSRWNTLIPDADGNIVCAGNRGSINIARGRGVLAICKIDMNGQRIPEFNQGATVLIESREPDNAVPVNFTAIVDSSGRIVLGGRHINSVAEMKGFMARLLEDGQPDTRVGADGVIYYEEVVDSLNYIIEDPDSGAYCASITPFLSSHLIYRFVS from the coding sequence ATGAACAACACCCCTGTTTCGCCCAGGTCCGGTGAAATTGATCCGGGCTTTCAACCCATCTTCATTCCCAACCCGATAGAAGGCCAGAGAAATTTTTCTGTCGATACCTTGCTCAGGCTGGCCGATGGTTCTTTTATTGCCGGCTGCCAGGATGAAGTTTATAGCCAGCCTCCCTGCCTGGTCAGAATAAAACCTGATAACAGCCTGGATACAACCTTCGGTCAGAATGGCTATGCCTTTGTTAATGTACGCAGCGCCCCTCTGGCCGAGAACGACGGTTATCTGCTGAATGTGGATCTATTGCCAGATGGCCGGTACCTGACCCGGCTGGATACCACAATAACGATCAAGGGCCAGCGAGTCAGTAGCCTGGTACTGGCCTGTTTTACAGCGGATGGCCAGAAAGATCCGGCCTTTGGCAACAATGGGCTGCGCCTGTATCCACTCCCCGGCAACACAGGGCAATGGCCGGCGCCATTGCGCGCACTTGCCAGCCGCATTCCCCAGACAAAGTCCCTGCGATTCCCCGATGAACAATACGGTGACCTCAAGGTATTGAGCGATGGAAAACTGCTCGTCCTCACCACAGTAAGAGACATGGTTGAATATGTTCATCGCACTTATGTCCTGAGGCTCACCCCGGACGGAGAACTGGACCCGACATTCAATACCGATGGCTTGATGGAGCCCGAAAGTTATATGTGGTTCAAGCCTTATCGTTTAGTCGTGCAAGACAATGGCAGGATTGTCATCGGCGGCGAACATCCAGGTGTTCCCTTTATTGCCAGGTTTCATGAAAACGGGGCCCTCGATACCACATTCGCCTCAGATGGATATTTTACAGACTTTGGCAATTACGCTTATTCGCGCTGGAATACGCTGATACCGGACGCTGACGGCAATATTGTCTGCGCCGGAAACAGAGGCAGTATAAACATCGCTCGCGGCAGAGGTGTTCTGGCCATTTGCAAGATCGACATGAATGGTCAACGTATTCCCGAGTTCAATCAGGGAGCAACCGTACTGATCGAGTCAAGAGAACCCGACAATGCCGTCCCCGTCAACTTCACGGCCATTGTCGACAGTTCCGGGCGGATTGTTCTGGGCGGTCGGCACATAAACTCGGTGGCCGAAATGAAAGGCTTCATGGCCCGCCTGCTCGAAGACGGGCAGCCAGACACCCGAGTGGGAGCAGACGGGGTGATTTATTACGAAGAGGTGGTCGATAGCTTGAATTACATAATCGAAGATCCGGACAGCGGCGCCTACTGCGCCAGTATCACACCGTTTTTGTCATCCCATCTCATTTATCGATTCGTCAGTTGA